Proteins encoded in a region of the Populus nigra chromosome 3, ddPopNigr1.1, whole genome shotgun sequence genome:
- the LOC133689951 gene encoding putative GDP-L-fucose synthase 2, producing MGDPTHDSSDFLTDKSAKIFVAGHRGLVGSAIVRKLQSLGFTNLVLRSRSELDLTRQFHVDSFFAAEKPRFVILAAAKVGGIHANNTYPADFIALNLQIQTNVIDSSFRHGVKKFLFLGSSCIYPKLAPQPIPENALLTGPLEPTNEWYAIAKIAGIKMCQAYRIQYSWDAISGMPTNLYGRNDNFHPENSHVLPALMRRFHEAKVNNAKQVVVWGTGSPLREFLHVDDLADAVVFLMDKYSGLEHLNVGSGKEVTIKDLAELVKEVVGFEGDLVWDTSKPDGTPRKLMDNSKLLGLGWTPKISLKDGLVDTYKWYVENVVGQ from the exons ATGGGCGACCCCACCCATG ACTCCTCCGATTTCCTCACCGACAAATCGGCTAAAATCTTTGTGGCTGGACACCGCGGTCTAGTCGGCTCGGCAATCGTCCGTAAACTTCAATCCCTTGGCTTCACTAATCTTGTCCTTCGGTCCCGCTCCGAGCTCGATCTCACTCGCCAATTTCATGTGGACTCCTTCTTTGCCGCCGAGAAGCCCCGATTTGTTATCCTAGCCGCTGCTAAAGTCGGCGGGATCCACGCTAACAATACGTACCCTGCCGATTTCATTGCTTTAAATCTCCAGATCCAAACTAATGTGATTGACTCCTCATTCCGCCACGGAGTtaagaaatttttgtttttgggatCTTCATGTATTTACCCTAAGTTAGCACCGCAGCCCATTCCTGAAAATGCACTGCTTACTGGGCCTTTAGAGCCTACGAATGAGTGGTACGCAATTGCGAAGATAGCTGGGATTAAGATGTGCCAGGCTTACAGGATTCAATATAGCTGGGATGCTATTTCTGGAATGCCGACCAACTTATATGGTCGGAATGATAATTTTCATCCGGAGAATTCTCATGTTTTGCCGGCATTGATGAGGAGGTTTCACGAGGCGAAGGTGAATAATGCGAAACAAGTGGTGGTCTGGGGAACTGGGAGTCCGTTGAGGGAGTTTTTGCATGTTGATGATTTGGCGGATGCGGTGGTGTTTTTGATGGACAAGTATAGTGGGTTGGAGCATTTAAATGTGGGCAGTGGGAAGGAGGTTACTATAAAGGATTTGGCAGAGTTGGTGAAGGAGGTTGTAGGGTTTGAAGGTGATCTTGTTTGGGATACATCAAAGCCAGATGGGACTCCGAGGAAGTTAATGGATAATTCTAAGTTGTTGGGGTTGGGTTGGACACCGAAGATTTCACTTAAGGATGGGCTTGTTGATACTTATAAGTGGTATGTGGAGAATGTGGTGGGGCAATGA